ACCCGTCAGGCAGGTCACGACGATGTTTTTCGTCGACGTGGAGATTCCAGGTCGTGTCGGTATCGAAGCAGGCGAGGACGGCTTCCTCGTAGCCACGATCCTCCTGTGATTCTTGGAGTTCAACCTGCGTGTTGCAATTCTTGCAGAATACCCCCTCGAAGGGGATGTGGTTAAACACCTCGTGCCCGCAGACCGGACACCAGAGGAACTCGAACAGTGCCTTACTGTGGCGGTTGAGTACTTCGAGGCTCATTGTTGGACCGCCCCGGTCAAACCGGGGCACCCTCTCCTGCCCGGACGAAAAACAGCTCCTAACGCGTTCTCGATCAATTAGCGCTCGGCGCCGTATACGATCTCTGAGGGTGCTTCGTACCCACAGTTCCGACACTCGAACCAGCGCTGAACTTTCGCGCGGTCAGCCGTTTTCCCTCCGACTACCACATCGCCGTTCAGACACTCCGGACAACTCAATTCGGGCGCTGGCCTGTCACGGAGCGCGTTCCGAAACGCCGTCGCGTCCTTTGTCTCATACCCTCGCGACCAGACCGGGTAGCCGTCAACGAGGATCGCTCCACGCCATTTGTACCGGTAGGAGTCCGGGGCTCGATGCAGGACAGCTCGGGCACCCGTCTCAGTGTTCCGACACTCGAGAGTAGGCGTGCGATTTCTCCGTCGCCAGTTTGTGATTCGGGACATCGGTTAGAAGTGGACGTCGGCAGGCACAATCCAGAGGTCCTCGCTCTCGTCGAGAATCCGATCGAGCTGGGCGCGATGGCGGATGCCGCTCGCGTGCTCGGTGTACAGGAATACCGATGGACCGTCGTAGGCGCCGACCTGGTGGAAGGCGTGCCGGGCGAGGTCCTCGTCGCGCATAATCTCTTCATCACTGAGGTCGTCGAGGGCCTCCTTCACCCGGTCGAGGTTCCGCTGGAACTCGTCCTCGGTCGCGTCCCAGCCGCGTTCCAGCAGCTCCTCTCCATCGTTGGAATCCACGGGCGCAGCCACCGGCAGGTCGCCCCATCGGGCTGAGCCGGCAACTGATGTCCCATCTTCGTCGAACGTCACATAGTAATCGAAGACAGCGCCAGCGTGGGGGACCGCGCCGACGAGTCGATCGAACACCGTCTTACCAGTGGCGAGAGCGTCGTCTCGCGTCGATGCCTCTACGAGCGTGTAGATGACCATATGCATTGGTTCTCACCTCGGTCTGCCGACGCACCTGACTGTACACTACGTCACTACGGGATGCGCCGGCACCCATCGCCGGCGCTCGATAAACCCTCCTCACCCCGTTGGACGAACCATATACAACGATTGCCACTGTAGCTGCCCACATGAGCCGTACTGAGCCGGGACAGACGGCAGTTGCGTTCGTTTGTGAGGGGAACGCGGGTCGAAGTCAGATGGCCACAGCCTTCGCCGAACGAGAGCGAGCAGAGCGCGGGCTCGATATCGACATCATCACTGGTGGTACTGATCCAGCCGACCACGTTCACGAGTCGGTCATCACTGTGCTCCAGGAGAAGGGCATCGACATCAGCGACCGCACACCGCGACGAATTCAACCGGCGGATATCGAGAACGTCGGTCACGTCGTCACCATGGGCTGTTCGGTCGACGAGTTCCGGCCCGACGGCTGGACAGGGGAGAGCGAGCAATGGGAGCTCGATCATCCGGGTGGTGACGACCTCGATGACGTCCGGGCACAACGCGACGAGATCGAACAGCTCGTCACAGCGTTCTTCGACGACCTTGAGACTACCTTGTCCCACGGATAGCGCCGGCCCAGACACCCCCCCTGTCTAATCACGATACGAAAAACAACGCTCTCCGTTCACCTCGCGTACGCTCCGAACTCTTCGCCGAAGACAGCGAAGTAGCCAACTCCGACGACGCCAACGACCGTTGCGACGGTGAACGCGAGCGTCGGGCCAGCGGTCACGACGACCTCTGGCACGCCTAGGGTACTGATTCGGCTCCCTAGCCTGAGCGTCCAGTCACTGCCGTAGAGCCAGCCACCGAGTGCCGCGCTCGGAATCACGATCGTGTTCCGAATCAGGTAGTACGTCCCGGTCACCCGGCCGCCGGCATTGCGCTCGGCCGGGCCGACGATCAGCGCTTTATGCGCGGGAAGTCCGGCGAACCGGAGGCCGGAGTACGCGAACAGCGCGACCAGCACCCACTGGTTCGCCGGGGCATTGATCAGGAGGATGGGAAACGTCGCGTAGACGAAGAAGCCGAGTCCGACGACCGGCTTCAGCCCCGTGTATTCGGCGAGCTTCGAGACGGGTGCTTTCGTGATGATCGCGACGGCGATCTCGATACCGAGCAGCACCCCGAAGAAGGCCGCTGGCTGCAGGGTCGCCCCGAAGCCCTGGAAGCCCACGTCGAGGAAGTCCGTGACCACGATGACGAAGAAAACGTACACCATCCCGTTCGCGAAGCGGATGAGTGTGTCCGCGACCAGTAGCGGTCGTAAGGTCTCGGGCATCTCGCGGAGGTCGTGCCGAATCTGGTCGAGTCCCTCGAAGGAGTCCCCGATGGTGTCCTCGCTGGCGTCATACAGGAAATGCTGTACGACGGTCGCGACCGCTGCGAACGCGAGTCCCAGCAACAGGATTCGCTGGAAGCCTGTGACGAACGTGGCCGTCGTGGCGAGGATGGCTGCAGCGAGCAGTGGCCCGATGAGGAACCCGAACCGGCGGAAAATCTCCGTTGACGCGAATCCCATCGCCAGTTTGTTCGGTGGGACGCTCTGCTTGACGATGGCGAACGTCGCCCCGAGCCCGAACGATTTCCAGGCCTGCGCCAGAAACAGTCCGAGGAAGATCCACATCCACGCCGGGATTGAGAAGCCAGCT
The Halomarina pelagica DNA segment above includes these coding regions:
- a CDS encoding DUF7567 family protein; the protein is MSLEVLNRHSKALFEFLWCPVCGHEVFNHIPFEGVFCKNCNTQVELQESQEDRGYEEAVLACFDTDTTWNLHVDEKHRRDLPDGSARVKILGAPGTYTVDWWSPEPGTDWEPVERGEFDDVDESGEVSHLA
- a CDS encoding DUF7568 family protein, translated to MSRITNWRRRNRTPTLECRNTETGARAVLHRAPDSYRYKWRGAILVDGYPVWSRGYETKDATAFRNALRDRPAPELSCPECLNGDVVVGGKTADRAKVQRWFECRNCGYEAPSEIVYGAER
- a CDS encoding low molecular weight phosphatase family protein is translated as MSRTEPGQTAVAFVCEGNAGRSQMATAFAERERAERGLDIDIITGGTDPADHVHESVITVLQEKGIDISDRTPRRIQPADIENVGHVVTMGCSVDEFRPDGWTGESEQWELDHPGGDDLDDVRAQRDEIEQLVTAFFDDLETTLSHG
- a CDS encoding MFS transporter; the protein is MATDQETDSFDLFASFRQFFALERDVLVLSVAMLAFSLSFQMTSRYIPEYMRVLGAGAGVIGLYGSVSNLISAVYPYPGGALSDRVGSRIALTGFAVVTTLGFGLWWLAPELGAIGVAGFSIPAWMWIFLGLFLAQAWKSFGLGATFAIVKQSVPPNKLAMGFASTEIFRRFGFLIGPLLAAAILATTATFVTGFQRILLLGLAFAAVATVVQHFLYDASEDTIGDSFEGLDQIRHDLREMPETLRPLLVADTLIRFANGMVYVFFVIVVTDFLDVGFQGFGATLQPAAFFGVLLGIEIAVAIITKAPVSKLAEYTGLKPVVGLGFFVYATFPILLINAPANQWVLVALFAYSGLRFAGLPAHKALIVGPAERNAGGRVTGTYYLIRNTIVIPSAALGGWLYGSDWTLRLGSRISTLGVPEVVVTAGPTLAFTVATVVGVVGVGYFAVFGEEFGAYAR